In Manis pentadactyla isolate mManPen7 chromosome 3, mManPen7.hap1, whole genome shotgun sequence, a single window of DNA contains:
- the SMIM27 gene encoding small integral membrane protein 27 — protein MEPVSRRTLDWIYSLLLLAIVLLSWGYVIYASTVAARRQLRKEYPDKIFGMNENL, from the exons ATGGAGCCAGTGAGTCGCCGTACCCTAGACTGGATTTATTCGCTG TTGCTCCTTGCGATCGTATTACTCTCCTGGGGATATGTCATCTATGCATCAACAGTAGCCGCCCGACGACAGCTAAGAAAGGAATACCCAGACAAAATCTTCGGGATGAATGAAAATTTGTAA
- the TOPORS gene encoding LOW QUALITY PROTEIN: E3 ubiquitin-protein ligase Topors (The sequence of the model RefSeq protein was modified relative to this genomic sequence to represent the inferred CDS: inserted 1 base in 1 codon), whose translation MGSQQQPGAPLSREGEAPPPTPAPEGRRRSRRVRLRGSCRHRPSFLDRRELATSAPVGPAPASSEIMASAAKEFKMDNFSPKAGTSKLQQTVPADASPDSKCPICLDRFDNVSYLDRCLHKFCFRCVQEWSKNKAECPLCKQPFDSIFHSVRAEDDFKEYVLRPSYNGSFATPDVRRFRYRTTMTRDRSAAVYSPSSTMNRRTTTPPDSGVLFEGLSISTRPGDGEIPQFMRQIAIRRPATADERSLRKIQEQDIINFRRTLYRAGARVRNIEDGGRYRDISAEFFRRNPACLHRLVPWLKRELTVLFGAHGSLVNIVQHIIMSNVTRYDLESQAFVSDLRPFLLNRTEHFIHEFISFARSPFNMAAFDQHANYDCPAPSYEEGSHSDSSVITISPDEAETQELDINVATVGQAPWDDETPGPSYSSSVQVHAAMSSLLNTSDSSDEELITGRATSQIQGIQTNEDLNNDSDSSSDNCVIVGFVKPLAERTPELVELSSDSEELGSYEKMETVKTQEQEQSYSSGDSDSRYSYPHSVLGKDEQINKGHCDSSTRIKSKKEEKRSMALSSPRDLSSSIRGDQVYSPYNRRHRRRGISRSSDSRSQSRSGYDQKNRRKHHGKKRMKSKRSRSRESSRPRGRREKKRSRTRDRSWSRRSQTLSLSSESTSRSRSRSSDHGKRRSRSRNRDRYYLRNNYGSRYKWEYTYYSRNKERDGYESSYRRRTLSRAHYSRQSSSPEFRIQSFSERTNARKKNNHSERKYYYYERHRSRSLSSNRSKTASTGPDWVRNEKPGGKRKYKTRHLEGTNEVAQPSREFASKGKESHYQKSSSKLDGKYKNESDSFSDSRSSDRETKHRKKRRTTRSLSVEIVYEGKATDTSRHHKKKKKKHKKKHKKHHGDNPSHSPVVITIDSDSDKDSEVKEGMEYDNSPQDSLQNEFLAPSLEPFEMKDVVTVDEELGVRGKECDTTTFNNNLNNANKTVDNIPPQAASIEQTLDVREESTFASDLENQLSSVSDQTELSRQLPSPWTXLTSVSLGRDHDMS comes from the exons ATG GGGTCGCAGCAGCAGCCGGGGGCTCCGCTGTCTCGCGAGGGTGAAGCGCCCCCGCCTACTCCCGCTCCTGAGGGCCGGCGGAGAAGTCGCCGGGTTCGCCTTCGTGGGTCCTGCCGTCACCGACCTAGCTTTCTGGACCGCCGGGAGCTTGCGACGAGCGCCCCAGTCGGGCCTGCGCCGGCATCCTCTGAG ATTATGGCATCAGCTGCTAAGGAATttaaaatggacaacttttcaCCTAAAGCTGGCACTAGCAAATTGCAACAGACTGTACCAGCTGATGCATCTCCCGATTCTAAGTGTCCTATATGCTTGGATAGATTTGATAATGTGTCTTACTTAGATCGCTGTTTACATAAGTTCTGTTTTCGCTGTGTACAGGAGTGGTCAAAAAACAAAGCTGAATGTCCACTATGTAAACAGCCCTTTGATTCTATTTTCCATTCTGTGAGGGCAGAAGATGACTTCAAGGAATATGTATTAAGGCCTTCATATAATGGTTCTTTTGCCACTCCTGATGTTCGTCGATTTCGCTATCGTACAACTATGACAAGGGACCGAAGTGCTGCTGTGTATTCACCTAGTAGTACCATGAATAGAAGAACAACAACTCCACCTGATAGTGGAGTACTGTTTGAAGGGTTAAGCATTTCAACCAGGCCTGGAGATGGTGAAATTCCTCAGTTTATGAGACAAATTGCAATAAGGAGGCCAGCTACTGCAGATGAAAGATCTTTGCGGAAAATTCAAGAACAGGATATTATTAATTTTAGACGAACTCTCTATCGTGCTGGTGCTCGTGTTAGAAATATTGAAGATGGTGGTCGCTACAGGGATATTTCAGCTGAATTTTTCCGTAGAAATCCAGCTTGCCTTCACAGATTAGTCCCCTGGTTAAAACGTGAACTTACAGTTCTTTTTGGAGCTCATGGATCTTTAGTGAATATTGTCCAGCACATCATCATGAGTAATGTTACTCGCTATGACTTGGAGAGTCAGGCATTTGTGTCTGATTTAAGACCATTTTTACTTAATCGGACTGAGCATTTTATACATGAATTTATCAGTTTTGCTCGATCTCCTTTTAACATGGCAGCCTTTGACCAGCATGCTAATTATGATTGCCCTGCTCCTTCATATGAAGAAGGTAGCCATTCTGATTCTTCAGTCATAACAATATCTCCAGATGAGGCTGAAACCCAAGAGCTGGATATTAATGTAGCCACTGTTGGTCAGGCACCGTGGGATGATGAAACTCCAGGGCCATCTTACTCAAGCTCAGTGCAGGTACACGCTGCCATGTCTTCCCTTTTAAATACTTCTGACAGTTCAGATGAAGAACTTATAACAGGAAGAGCCACATCTCAGATACAAGGAATACAAACTAATGAGGACCTAAATAATGACAGTGATTCTTCTTCAGATAATTGTGTCATTGTTGGGTTTGTTAAACCACTAGCTGAGAGGACCCCAGAACTTGTTGAACTGTCTTCTGATTCTGAGGAGTTAGGCTCCTATGAGAAAATGGAGACAGTGAAGACCCAAGAACAAGAGCAGTCTTACAGTTCTGGTGATAGTGATAGTAGATATTCATATCCACACTCTGTCCTTGGAAAGGATGAGCAAATAAATAAAGGTCATTGCGATTCTAGTACAAGAATCAAATCAAAGAAGGAGGAAAAACGATCTATGGCATTGTCATCTCCCAGAGACCTGAGCTCATCCATCAGAGGAGATCAAGTATATTCTCCGTATAACCGTAGACACAGGAGGAGGGGCATATCAAGAAGTTCAGATTCACGTTCCCAGAGTAGAAGTGGGTATGATCAGAAGAATCGGAGAAAACATcatggaaagaaaagaatgaaaagcaaACGATCCAGAAGCAGGGAGAGTAGCAGACCTAGAggtaggagagagaaaaagaggtcaAGAACTAGAGATAGAAGTTGGTCGAGAAGAAGCCAAACTCTGTCTTTAAGTAGTGAAAGCACAAGCAGATCAAGATCTCGTAGCAGTGATCATGGTAAAAGAAGATCACGGAGCAGAAATAGAGATcgttattatttaagaaataattatgGAAGCAGATACAAGTGGGAGTATACTTACTATAGTAGAAACAAGGAAAGGGATGGCTATGAATCATCTTACAGGAGGAGGACTCTGTCCAGAGCTCATTATTCCAGACAATCTTCAAGTCCAGAATTTAGGATTCAGTCCTTTTCTGAAAGAACAAAtgctaggaaaaaaaataatcacaGTGAAAGGAAATACTACTACTATGAAAGGCACAGGTCAAGGAGTCTATCTAGTAATAGATCAAAGACTGCATCTACAGGGCCTGACTGGGTGAGAAATGAAAAGCCTGGAGGGAAACGAAAATACAAAACACGACATTTGGAGGGTACTAATGAAGTGGCTCAACCATCTCGTGAATTTGCTTCCAAAGGAAAGGAAAGTCATTACCAAAAATCTTCATCAAAATTGGATGGAAAGTACAAAAATGAGAGTGACAGCTTTTCAGACAGCCGGTCATcagacagagagacaaaacacaggaagaagaggaggacgACCCGAAGCCTAAGTGTAGAGATAGTCTATGAAGGGAAAGCTACTGATACAAGTagacatcataaaaagaaaaagaagaaacacaagaaGAAACATAAGAAACATCATGGGGATAATCCTTCACATTCCCCGGTTGTAATTACCATTGACAGTGATAGTGATAAGGATTCTGAAGTAAAGGAGGGCATGGAATATGACAATAGTCCTCAAGACTCTCTACAAAATGAATTTTTGGCTCCTTCCTTGGAACCATTTGAAATGAAAGATGTAGTGACAGTAGATGAAGAACTTGGTGTCCGGGGAAAGGAGTGTGATACAACCACATTTAATAACAACTTGAATAATGCTAATAAAACTGTAGATAATATTCCACCCCAGGCAGCTTCTATTGAACAGACTCTTGATGTAAGAGAAGAGAGCACCTTTGCCTCTGATTTAGAGAACCAGCTCAGTAGTGTTAGTGATCAAACAGAGCTGTCAAGGCAGTTGCCATCTCCATGGA TATTAACGTCAGTGTCTCTTGGTAGAGACCATGATATGTCTTAA